From Thermosipho africanus Ob7, the proteins below share one genomic window:
- a CDS encoding winged helix-turn-helix transcriptional regulator: MIKIDTLKFFQPTPEYRKLVILEALYENPNLSQKELSAIAGVVPSLVNKYINELEKKGYIETKDLGKNKIYNVTGEGLSELYFLKLSFFNDIVNLSKKIDSQLENIFLKLKGKNEIGIYGAGLVGKVLAELLLNRGYNIVVFFDDDNGKVNSRVFGIPILPLNSKVRIDALVVASIKNSEQMVKKAKKFDFTDIYVFKTEEFKLSWHG, from the coding sequence TTGATAAAAATAGATACATTGAAATTTTTTCAACCGACACCTGAATACAGGAAGCTTGTTATATTGGAAGCTTTGTATGAAAATCCTAACCTTTCTCAAAAAGAACTTTCAGCCATAGCTGGTGTTGTTCCATCTTTAGTGAATAAATATATTAATGAATTAGAAAAGAAAGGATATATTGAAACTAAGGATCTTGGAAAAAACAAAATTTATAATGTTACAGGAGAAGGTTTGTCGGAATTATATTTTTTGAAGCTTTCATTTTTTAATGATATAGTTAATTTGTCAAAAAAGATAGATTCTCAACTTGAAAATATTTTCTTGAAGTTAAAAGGAAAAAATGAAATAGGGATTTATGGGGCAGGGCTTGTTGGAAAAGTTTTGGCTGAGCTTTTGTTGAATAGAGGGTATAATATAGTTGTATTTTTTGATGATGATAACGGTAAAGTTAATTCTAGAGTATTTGGCATACCAATTTTGCCACTCAATTCGAAAGTTAGAATAGATGCTTTAGTAGTAGCATCTATAAAAAACTCTGAGCAAATGGTGAAAAAAGCTAAAAAGTTTGATTTTACTGATATTTATGTATTTAAAACGGAGGAATTTAAGTTGTCATGGCATGGATAA
- a CDS encoding Na(+)/H(+) antiporter subunit B produces MAWIKSFSLIFLSILFFIFLFIESSHNLDFSRLGIVNNFVTEIYLKNRLYDTLFEVLVFSLAAMGIFLFNYSEERQKFHLHETHIRILLKFLSYFVILLSFYLAYYGDKTPGGGFSAGVVGGTGILLYSLSTTFNEIEYVFEKYKIKLFEKISIFIIYGFSISSLLGSVHVRLLSILIYLKVMFGMWIIIYSFIKHRGIV; encoded by the coding sequence ATGGCATGGATAAAGTCTTTTTCTTTGATTTTTTTATCAATTTTATTTTTTATATTTTTGTTTATTGAAAGCTCACATAACTTAGATTTTAGTAGATTAGGTATTGTAAATAATTTTGTTACCGAAATATATTTAAAAAATAGGTTGTATGATACTCTTTTTGAGGTTTTGGTTTTTTCACTTGCTGCAATGGGAATATTTTTATTTAATTATTCAGAAGAAAGACAAAAATTTCATTTACATGAAACTCACATAAGAATATTATTAAAGTTTCTTAGTTATTTTGTGATATTATTATCATTTTATTTAGCTTATTATGGTGATAAGACGCCTGGTGGAGGTTTTTCAGCTGGAGTAGTTGGAGGAACTGGTATTTTACTATACTCTCTAAGTACTACATTTAATGAAATTGAGTATGTATTTGAAAAGTATAAAATAAAACTTTTTGAGAAAATCTCAATATTCATTATATATGGATTTTCGATCTCTTCTTTGTTAGGCAGTGTTCACGTAAGATTACTGAGTATATTAATATACCTTAAAGTAATGTTTGGTATGTGGATAATCATATACAGTTTTATAAAGCATAGAGGAATTGTTTAA
- a CDS encoding ComEC/Rec2 family competence protein, whose amino-acid sequence MYFLIFLSSILGALIAPVFSFPKFVIFLPFLFFKKRECFWILFFFLAFNILSVVNFNGEFEFVGRVIQTNDSYSLVKGDIFYNGKWKKLNVLVGVNKEIPLGDIVYYYGPFDAKKYSYPKVTLDKNRVIVSPYFSLVRNIYTKTENFRKKILNYSKVYYGLFGGKVKDKIYSDSGLYHFFSISGLHISLIFAILTSVLTFFSLSDLSKKFIALMVSFLFLISCGNNLPSLRAFLYLFLVILFEKLIPKMSKIDILSFVGLFFLFFQPFLAYSLSFYMTFFSTFGILSVENNKLKPLAAFLGCAPFLSLFSNVNIFSIIGTFVLIIPFQIILTSLMIAYFFYILNFSLIVDFILKVSLPITKFIEFISGIFSRFPKIHGGIITYFLFSVLFFAFLLHFGQIPYILKSKSSN is encoded by the coding sequence ATGTATTTCCTCATTTTTTTATCTTCAATATTAGGGGCTTTGATAGCCCCTGTTTTTTCTTTTCCAAAGTTTGTGATTTTTTTACCATTTTTGTTTTTTAAAAAGAGAGAGTGCTTTTGGATTTTATTTTTCTTTCTTGCTTTTAACATTTTATCAGTTGTAAACTTTAATGGTGAATTTGAATTTGTTGGTAGGGTGATTCAAACAAATGACAGCTATTCTCTTGTTAAAGGAGATATATTTTATAACGGTAAATGGAAAAAATTAAATGTTTTAGTTGGAGTAAATAAGGAGATACCATTGGGAGATATTGTTTACTATTATGGACCTTTTGATGCAAAGAAATATTCATATCCAAAAGTAACATTAGATAAAAATAGGGTGATTGTCTCACCCTATTTTTCTTTGGTTAGAAATATATATACTAAAACAGAAAATTTTCGTAAGAAAATATTAAATTATAGCAAAGTTTACTATGGACTTTTTGGTGGAAAAGTAAAAGATAAAATTTATTCAGATAGTGGACTTTATCATTTTTTTAGTATTTCTGGGCTACATATTTCTTTAATATTTGCCATTTTAACTTCTGTTTTAACGTTTTTTAGCCTTTCTGATTTGTCAAAAAAATTTATTGCTTTAATGGTTTCGTTTCTTTTTTTAATTTCTTGTGGTAATAATTTGCCTTCTTTAAGAGCATTTTTATATCTTTTTTTAGTAATTTTATTTGAAAAACTAATTCCAAAAATGTCAAAGATAGATATTTTAAGTTTTGTTGGTTTGTTCTTTTTATTTTTTCAGCCTTTTCTTGCGTACTCACTTTCTTTTTATATGACTTTTTTTAGTACGTTTGGTATATTAAGTGTTGAAAATAACAAATTAAAACCTCTTGCAGCATTTTTAGGTTGCGCACCATTTTTGTCATTATTTTCAAATGTAAATATTTTTTCAATAATTGGAACTTTTGTGCTTATTATTCCATTTCAAATTATATTAACCAGCTTGATGATTGCATATTTCTTTTACATTTTAAATTTCTCGTTAATAGTCGATTTTATTTTAAAAGTCAGTCTTCCTATTACAAAATTCATAGAGTTTATTTCTGGTATTTTTTCAAGATTTCCTAAGATTCATGGTGGAATAATCACTTACTTTTTATTTTCAGTTTTATTCTTTGCTTTTTTGCTACATTTTGGACAAATTCCATATATTTTGAAATCAAAATCTTCAAATTGA
- the lgt gene encoding prolipoprotein diacylglyceryl transferase has protein sequence MFFFLKGVFSGEIILKRYIFKFGFFELRWYSFLIVTGIIISYYLVRRRLKYFDINPDDLDEAVFWGILSSIVGARTYYVIFMWDEFYSKYPSEIIKIWHGGLAIHGAVIGAIVSTFLYTRLKKNCSFTFLQGTDLLTSVLPLGQAIGRWGNFFNYEAYGGPTNLPWKMFVPPENRMVGYENYSYFHPTFLYESIFDFLIFLFLYKYDLKWKKKNGETTALYFILYSANRFWIEGLRTDSLYWGKIRVAQLVSLILIILGIIMFILLRRKTEVKK, from the coding sequence ATGTTTTTCTTTCTCAAAGGAGTATTTTCCGGAGAAATAATATTAAAAAGATACATTTTTAAATTTGGCTTTTTTGAGCTTAGATGGTATAGCTTTTTAATAGTTACGGGAATAATTATTTCGTATTATCTTGTAAGAAGAAGACTGAAATATTTTGATATTAACCCCGATGATTTAGATGAAGCTGTTTTTTGGGGGATTTTGTCATCTATAGTTGGTGCAAGGACATACTATGTAATATTTATGTGGGACGAGTTTTATTCAAAGTATCCTTCAGAGATTATAAAGATCTGGCATGGTGGACTTGCAATCCATGGTGCCGTTATTGGTGCAATTGTTTCAACTTTTTTGTATACTCGCTTGAAAAAAAATTGTTCTTTTACTTTTTTGCAAGGGACTGATCTCTTAACTAGTGTATTACCTTTAGGTCAAGCAATTGGAAGATGGGGAAACTTTTTTAATTATGAAGCATATGGTGGGCCGACTAATTTACCATGGAAGATGTTTGTCCCGCCCGAAAATAGAATGGTTGGATATGAAAATTATTCTTATTTTCATCCTACGTTTTTGTATGAAAGTATATTTGATTTTTTGATATTTTTGTTTTTGTACAAATATGATTTGAAGTGGAAGAAAAAAAATGGTGAAACAACGGCATTATATTTTATTTTATATTCTGCAAATAGGTTTTGGATTGAGGGATTGAGGACAGATAGTTTATATTGGGGTAAAATTAGAGTGGCACAATTGGTAAGTCTTATTTTAATTATTTTAGGGATTATCATGTTTATTCTACTAAGAAGAAAAACGGAGGTGAAAAAATGA
- a CDS encoding 2,3-bisphosphoglycerate-independent phosphoglycerate mutase, whose amino-acid sequence MIDRQKVISELISPNTSKIVLLVMDGIGDIPNEEGLTPLQKANTPNLDALAKKSDLGQTIPVLPGITPGSGPGHLGLFGYDPLKYQIGRGILEALGINVEVGENDLVARGNFATIDGDIIVDRRAGRPSSEESAKVVEILNENIKEIEDVKITFYPGKEHRFVVKLTGEGLMDKLEDADPQKEGKPIKYTKALDESSKKSERIVNILLDKIKEVLKDQPKMNFALLRGFSKHPDMPKFGDVFKLKPAAVAVYPMYKGLAKLVGMEVVEAGQTIEDEFNTVKKLWNEYDFFYVHIKKTDSYGEDGNFDSKVKVIEEVDKFLPILLELNPDVLIVTGDHSTPCVMKGHSFHPVPLMIYAKNTRRGLSKLFNEFECARGSLGTIHAVDVMPLALAYAGRLEKYGA is encoded by the coding sequence ATGATTGATAGGCAAAAAGTTATTAGTGAATTAATTTCGCCTAATACTTCAAAAATTGTTTTATTGGTTATGGATGGTATTGGTGATATTCCAAATGAAGAAGGTTTAACCCCTCTTCAAAAGGCTAACACGCCAAATTTAGATGCTCTTGCAAAAAAGAGTGATTTAGGTCAAACAATTCCAGTTCTTCCTGGTATTACTCCTGGTAGTGGACCAGGTCATTTGGGATTATTTGGATATGATCCTTTAAAATATCAAATTGGTAGAGGAATATTAGAGGCTCTTGGAATCAATGTTGAAGTTGGTGAAAATGATTTGGTTGCTCGTGGAAATTTTGCAACTATTGATGGAGATATTATAGTTGACAGAAGAGCAGGAAGGCCATCTTCAGAAGAAAGTGCAAAGGTTGTAGAAATTTTAAATGAAAATATCAAAGAAATAGAAGATGTAAAGATAACATTTTATCCTGGAAAAGAACATAGATTTGTTGTTAAACTTACAGGTGAAGGATTAATGGATAAATTAGAAGATGCGGATCCTCAAAAAGAAGGGAAACCTATAAAGTATACAAAGGCTTTAGATGAATCATCTAAAAAGTCAGAAAGAATAGTTAACATTTTACTTGATAAAATAAAAGAAGTGTTGAAAGACCAACCAAAAATGAATTTTGCACTCTTGAGAGGTTTTTCAAAGCACCCAGATATGCCAAAATTTGGAGATGTTTTCAAATTAAAGCCTGCAGCAGTTGCTGTATATCCAATGTATAAGGGCCTTGCAAAACTTGTTGGCATGGAAGTTGTAGAGGCAGGTCAAACTATTGAAGATGAATTTAATACTGTAAAAAAACTATGGAATGAATATGACTTCTTTTATGTTCACATAAAAAAGACCGATTCATATGGTGAAGATGGTAACTTTGATTCGAAAGTAAAAGTTATAGAAGAAGTTGATAAATTCTTACCAATACTTTTAGAATTAAATCCGGATGTTTTAATAGTTACTGGTGATCATTCAACACCATGTGTAATGAAAGGACATTCATTCCATCCAGTTCCTTTAATGATTTATGCAAAGAATACAAGAAGAGGACTTTCAAAATTGTTTAATGAGTTTGAATGTGCAAGAGGAAGCCTTGGAACAATCCATGCAGTTGATGTGATGCCTCTTGCTCTTGCATATGCTGGAAGATTGGAGAAGTATGGAGCATAA